The Microthrixaceae bacterium nucleotide sequence TCGCCCACTTCATCCAACCGCACCCGTCCCTGTCGGAGAGCTTCGGTGAGACCGTGCTCTCCTTGACCGGTCGCAGCCTCAACTCCTGATCTCCCCAACACCAGAAAGCGAGCCGTTCATGGCCGACATCGAGCTCCCACAACTCGGCGAGAGCGTCACCGAAGGAACCATCACCCGGTGGTTCAAGGCCATCGGAGATCCCGTTGCCGAGGATGAGCCGCTGTTCGAGGTGTCGACCGACAAGGTCGACTCCGAGGTGCCGTCGCCAGTGTCGGGCTTCCTGGTCGAGATCTTGGTAGCCGAGGGAGACACCGTCGACGTCGGCACCAAGCTGGCGGTGGTGGCCGACTCACCCGGTGATGCCGGCGCCTCAGCACCATCGACTCCCGAGCCGGCCCCCGTTCCCGTCGAGGAAACCAGCGCCGCACCCGCCGCCCCTGCTCCGGCACCGGCCCCGGTATCAGCCCCGACCACCCCCGCACCGACTACCGCGGGTGTGTTGCTCTCGCCGGTGGTCCGTCGCCTGGTGGACGACGCCGGGCTTGATCCCTCGGCGATCACGGGCACCGGAGTAGGGGGCAGGATCACCAGGGCCGATGTCGAGGCACACCTCCGGTCGGCCGCCCCGGCCCGCTCGGCCGCACCGGCAGGCCCGTCGCGGTCGGGTTCGGTCGGACCGGCCCGTCCGCCGGTGGCGAGCCCGGTCCAGGTGATCCCCACGGTGGCACCGGGAGCGAGCATCCCGGTGGCGCTCAACAAGATCCGACGCATCACCGCGGAGCACATGGTTCGTTCGTTGGAGACCTCGGCCCACGCCTACGTGAGCACAGAGGTGGATTACGAGGCCGTGGAGCGAGTCCGTCGAGCCACGAAGGACTCGTTCCGGGCCGAAGAGGGCGTGTCGTTGACATTCCTTCCGTTCGTGGCCCGGGCTCTGGTCGATGCCCTGGCCGAGTTCCCGCTGGTGAACGCATCCATGGGCGAGGACGCCGATCACATCGTCGTCCACGGCAGCATCAACCTGGGTGTCGCGGTCGACCTCGACCACGAGGGTCTGATCGTTCCGGTCGTGCACGAGGTCCAAGACCAGCGCCTCCGCGCCATCGCCCGGAACGTGGCCGACTTGGCCGAGCGGGCTCGGGCCCGTCACCTGACCGCCGATGAGATCTCAGGCGGAACGGTCACCATCACCAACGTGGGTGGGACCGGCACGACCTTCCTGCTGCCGGTCATCAACCAGCCTCAGGTGATGATCCTCTCCACCGACGGCGTCAGCCGCCGTCCCGTAGTGGTCACCGACGGAGCCGGTGGCGAGTCCATCGCCATTCGGTCCATGGGCAACCTGACCTTGGGCTGGGATCACCGTGCCTTCGACGGGGCCTACGCCGCCCAGTTCCTGGCCCGGGTTCGAGACATCATCGAGACCCGCGACTGGTCCAGCGAGATCTGACCCCTCCGTTCATGTCCACCGTCACCGAGACACCTCGCCGCGGGCTGGCCTCGGGCCCGTTGCACATCCGGTGGCTTGGTCGGGTTCGATATCGAGACGCTCACGCTCTCCAGCACGGTCTGTCGGTGGAGGGTCTCGAGCAACACCTACTACTGCTCGAACACCCCCACGTGTACACGCTCGGCGTCCGCGCCGACCGGTCTCACGTCCTCGTCGAGCCGGCCTCGGTCGGCGCCGAACTGGTAGAGACCGATCGGGGCGGCGACGTCACCTACCACGGTCCGGGCCAGCTGATCGGATACCCGATCCTGAGCCTCCCGGGCAAGGGCACGGGCGGTATGCCCGACACGGTGGCGTACGTGACCTCGGTCGAGCAGTTGGTGATCGACGCGTTGGGTGATCTGAGCGTTTCCGCTGATCGCTTGCCCGGCTACCCCGGCGTTTGGGTAGGGGTAGGTACCGACAGCCCTCGCAAGATCTGCGCCATCGGGGTGAAGCTCGTTCGGGGTCGCACCTTGCACGGGTTCGGCCTCAACGTGGATCCAGATCTCACCATGTTCGACCACATCGTTCCGTGCGGCATCTCAGACAAGGCGGTCACGTCGATGAGAGCCGAGGGCTCCGAAGCCACCCTGGCCGAGGTGGTCGATGCCGTGGCGGCCCGAGCCGTCGAGCGGTGGGGTGCAGCCGGTCACGACCGGCAGGATGTGGTGTGGCGGCATCGGGACTCCGACCTGGCACCGTTCTCGGTTGGCGGCCGAGTGGAAGGCACACCGGTGCGCTTGATGGGCCGGTTGGCCGAGGCTGGAGTGGAGGGGGGCATATCGATCCAGGACCGCAAGCCGTCGTGGATGAAGGCGCCGATGGGCCACGGTCCCGATTTCATGCGGGTGAAGAAGACCGTTCGTGAACTGTCGTTGGTCACGGTGTGTGAGGAGGCAGGGTGCCCCAACATCTCCGAGTGCTGGTCCGACGGTACGGCCACGTTCATGCTGTGCGGCCAGAGGTGTACCCGGGCATGCGGCTTCTGCCTGGTGGACACCCGCAAACCTCAGCCGCTCGATCCGGCCGAGCCATCCAACGTGGCCGAGGCCGTGGCCCAGATGGGATTGAGCTACGCGGTGCTCACCATGGTGGCCCGAGACGACCTGGCCGACGGCGGTGCCGGTCAGGTGGCGGCCACGGTGGCCGCCATCCGTTCCCGCACTCCGGCGGCGCGGGTCGAAACCCTCATCTCGGACCTGAAGGGTGACCCCGAGGCGCTCGGGGTGGTGTTCGACAGCCGGCCCGACGTGCTCAACCACAACCTGGAGACCGTCGCCCGCCTCCAGCGTGCGGCCCGCCCCAGCGCCTCCTATGCCCGAAGCCTCGCGGTGTTGGCCCGGGCCAAAGCCGCGGGACTCACCACCAAGACCAGCCTCATCGTCGGCATGGGCGAGAGCAGGACGGAGTTGGTGGACACGCTGGCAGACCTCCATGGGGTGGCGGTGGACATCGTGACCATCGGCCAGTACTTGCGCCCTACGGCCAGCCACCTCCCGGTGGTCCGGTGGTGGACGCCCGAAGAGCTATCCGAGCTCAAGCAGGTCGGCGAGGCGATGGGCATAGGCCACATAGAGGCATCGCCGTTGACCCGTAGCAGCTATCACGCCCGGCAGGCCTCGGCGTCCGCGGTTGGTGAGGTCGGCCAGCTCACCTGAACGGTCAGGACGCCATCGGGCCTGAGCAGGTGGTCCGGTCGTCGTCACTGCAGGGTTGATCAGACCGACCGAAATCCGCGGGAAGGCTCTGCCTTTCGGCGGATCCAGGCGATACGGTCCCACCCATGGGTGAGCGGACGGTCACGACTCTCTTCGACGGCGGCGGATTCTTCGAAGGACCGAGGTGGCGCGACGGAACCTGGTGGGTGTCTGACTTCTACCGCCACACAGTCTCCCGTTTCGCCATCGATGGCACCGAGACGGTGGTGGTCGAGGTGCCTGGCCAACCTTCGGGCCTGGGCTGGCTGCCCGACGGCTCAATGGTCATCGCATCGATGAAGGACCGCCGGCTCTTGCGACTGGCCGACGGTGAGCTGAGCGAGTTGGCCGACCTGTCGAGTCTGGCGACCGGGCACTTGAACGATCTGGTGGTCGACGCCGCCGGTCACGTATTCGTGGGCAACTTCGGGTTCGACCTGATGGGAGGCGGTCCGCCCGCAACCGCCGATCTGGTTCGGGTCGACCCCGACGGGACGGTGACGGTGGTGGCCACCGACCTGCGATTCCCCAACGGGTCGGTGATAACCCCCGACGGCTCCGCCCTGATCGTCGGCGAGACCACCGGCAACCGCTACACCTCGTTCTCCATCGGCTCGGACGGTTCCCTGTTCGACCGTCGGCCGTGGGCCACGTTCGCGCCCCCGCCCGCAGACGGTCCCTTCGCGGAACAGTTGGCCCAGATCGTGGTGGCCCCCGATGGCTGCACACTCGACGCCGAGGGCCACATCTGGGCTGCTGACGCCCTGGGCAACCGCGTGGTGCGGGTTGCACCAGGTGGTGAGGTGGTCGAGGAGATCCCTGGCCCCGACGGGCTGGGTGTCTACGCCTGTCAGCTCGGGGGGCCGGTGGGAACGACGCTGTTGTTGTGCTGTGCGCCCGACTTCTTCGAGCACACCCGGTCGGTGGCCAGGGAGGCCCGCCTGGTCACCGTGGAGGTGGACGTTCCCCACGCCGGGCTGCCATAGCGGGAGGCTCGACCTGGTTGCGGGGAGGCATGACCTGCCCAGCCACCTGGGGCCTCAGCGAGCACCTTGACGGAAGACCACGGCGGGAACGGTCTTGAGCATGATGGCGAGGTCGGTGGTGAGCGACCAGTTGTCGACGTAGTACAGGTCGAGCCTGGTGTAGTCCTCGAAGCTGGTGTCGCTCCGGCCGTGAACCTGCCACATGCCGGTGATCCCGGGCTTGACCCGTAGACGCTGGGCCAGCAGGGAGTCCCATTCCTCGGTCTCGTGTGGTAGTGCCGGCCGCGGGCCGACCAGGCTCATGTCTCCCCGCACGACGTTCCAGAGCTGGGGAAGTTCGTCGATCGATGTGGCCCGGATGAAGCGGCCGACCCTGGTGACCCTGGGGTCGTCGGCCATCTTGAACAGCGGCCCGTCAGCTTCGTTCAGGTCGATCACGTCAGCCAGTTGCGATTCGGCGTCGGCCACCATCGATCGAAGCTTGAGCACGTGGAACGGCTCGGAGTTGCGACCCACCCTCACCTGGCGGAACAGGACCGGGCCACGGGAGTCGAGTTTGATGGCCAAGGCGGCCACCGCCAACACCGGAGCCGCAACCAACAGGGTCACCAAGCCGACCACCAGATCGAATGCTCGCTTGGCTCCCGCTCGCCAACCCTCTCGGGTGACGGGTTCCACGTAGACCACCGGGAACCGGCCCAGCGGTCTAACGGTGAGGCGTTCCGAGGCGATGTCTCGCAGTGTCGAGGACAGCTCGACGTGGATACCTTGGTCGAGCAGATCGCGGGCCATGCGGTTGGTGACGGAGCTGTCGACCCCGCTCGATGCCACGATCACGCTGGCATCGGGGTGTTGGGACATGATCGTGGGGAGGTCGGCGATGCGCCCGAGCAGGGGTACACCGGGGACCGGTTGGGAAACGGTCGACGTCTCGTCTACGAACCCGGCGACGCGGTAACCCAGCCACGATTCGGTCTGGAGCATGGCCGCGATGTCCTGGCCTTCGGGGTTGGCCCCGACGACGATCACCTCCCGGGTCATGCGCCCTGTGGAACGAAGCTTGGTGAAGACCTGCCGAGCGACCTCACGCTCGATCGTGACCAGCACCATGGCGGTGATGGCCAGCATGATCCAGCCCGACCGGCGAAGGAGAACGTTGGCAGAGCTGGCGGCCACGGCCACGCTGAGCGTTCCCAGGAGGGTGGCGTTCACGATCCGGTGGATCTCGTCGATCCGGCGGCCGATGAAACGGGTGTTGTACAGGCGTTGTCCGGAGAAGAGAGCGATCCAAACCGGGACGGTGGCGACCGTGGCCCAGAACAGCTCCCAGCTGGCGGCGGAGGCTTCGGGGTCCCATCGGTTGAGGAGCGCCGCGGCCAGGGCCGCGGCCACCACCACCGTTAGCGCGTCGGCGAGCACCATCCAGACCTTGGCTCGCGGCAGCTTGTGATCTCGGGCCACCGGGGGCAGGGATGCTTCGAGCACTCGGGCGGGGACCACCGCTGCCCCGGGGTCGTCCGATCGCTGCGCCCTCTGCGACGAACCGCCGGTGGTGTCGGTCGGGGGCAGGCAGGTGACGTCCATAACATCGTCGACCCTGGGGTCGAGGTCGGCGCCGGTCGGACCATTCACTGTCACTCAGAGTAGCGATTGCTGGATCATTAGTCACGCGGGGTAGCGGCATGATTCGGGCCGAAGATCTACGATCGGCACATGGCGTTCCTTGTTCGGCACCGCAAAGCGCTGCTCGCCGTGGGCCTGGGGCTGGTTGCTTGGATCGGTGCCTGTGCCTGGATGATCCGTGGCGCCGGGCAGGCGTTGGAGGCCGGGCGAGACGAGCTCGATGCCGCCCGACGAGGGGCTACGCCGGCGTCTCTGCTCGACCCTGCCACCGACGAGAGACTCGCACGGGCCCGGTCCCACTTCGACGATGCCGCCGGAAGGCTCGGGAACCCGGTTCTGCTACCGGTCCGCATCGTCCCGGTGGTGGGACGTCACCTCCGTTCTGCCGAGCGGGTCGTCGACGGAACCGACCAGGCCACCGCCGTCGCCCAGGACGGAATCGCCCGCCTTGCAGAGCTGACGCGGCAGCCGGTGGGGA carries:
- a CDS encoding SMP-30/gluconolactonase/LRE family protein, with product MGERTVTTLFDGGGFFEGPRWRDGTWWVSDFYRHTVSRFAIDGTETVVVEVPGQPSGLGWLPDGSMVIASMKDRRLLRLADGELSELADLSSLATGHLNDLVVDAAGHVFVGNFGFDLMGGGPPATADLVRVDPDGTVTVVATDLRFPNGSVITPDGSALIVGETTGNRYTSFSIGSDGSLFDRRPWATFAPPPADGPFAEQLAQIVVAPDGCTLDAEGHIWAADALGNRVVRVAPGGEVVEEIPGPDGLGVYACQLGGPVGTTLLLCCAPDFFEHTRSVAREARLVTVEVDVPHAGLP
- the lipA gene encoding lipoyl synthase, with the translated sequence MSTVTETPRRGLASGPLHIRWLGRVRYRDAHALQHGLSVEGLEQHLLLLEHPHVYTLGVRADRSHVLVEPASVGAELVETDRGGDVTYHGPGQLIGYPILSLPGKGTGGMPDTVAYVTSVEQLVIDALGDLSVSADRLPGYPGVWVGVGTDSPRKICAIGVKLVRGRTLHGFGLNVDPDLTMFDHIVPCGISDKAVTSMRAEGSEATLAEVVDAVAARAVERWGAAGHDRQDVVWRHRDSDLAPFSVGGRVEGTPVRLMGRLAEAGVEGGISIQDRKPSWMKAPMGHGPDFMRVKKTVRELSLVTVCEEAGCPNISECWSDGTATFMLCGQRCTRACGFCLVDTRKPQPLDPAEPSNVAEAVAQMGLSYAVLTMVARDDLADGGAGQVAATVAAIRSRTPAARVETLISDLKGDPEALGVVFDSRPDVLNHNLETVARLQRAARPSASYARSLAVLARAKAAGLTTKTSLIVGMGESRTELVDTLADLHGVAVDIVTIGQYLRPTASHLPVVRWWTPEELSELKQVGEAMGIGHIEASPLTRSSYHARQASASAVGEVGQLT
- a CDS encoding 2-oxo acid dehydrogenase subunit E2, which gives rise to MADIELPQLGESVTEGTITRWFKAIGDPVAEDEPLFEVSTDKVDSEVPSPVSGFLVEILVAEGDTVDVGTKLAVVADSPGDAGASAPSTPEPAPVPVEETSAAPAAPAPAPAPVSAPTTPAPTTAGVLLSPVVRRLVDDAGLDPSAITGTGVGGRITRADVEAHLRSAAPARSAAPAGPSRSGSVGPARPPVASPVQVIPTVAPGASIPVALNKIRRITAEHMVRSLETSAHAYVSTEVDYEAVERVRRATKDSFRAEEGVSLTFLPFVARALVDALAEFPLVNASMGEDADHIVVHGSINLGVAVDLDHEGLIVPVVHEVQDQRLRAIARNVADLAERARARHLTADEISGGTVTITNVGGTGTTFLLPVINQPQVMILSTDGVSRRPVVVTDGAGGESIAIRSMGNLTLGWDHRAFDGAYAAQFLARVRDIIETRDWSSEI
- a CDS encoding sugar transferase, producing the protein MNGPTGADLDPRVDDVMDVTCLPPTDTTGGSSQRAQRSDDPGAAVVPARVLEASLPPVARDHKLPRAKVWMVLADALTVVVAAALAAALLNRWDPEASAASWELFWATVATVPVWIALFSGQRLYNTRFIGRRIDEIHRIVNATLLGTLSVAVAASSANVLLRRSGWIMLAITAMVLVTIEREVARQVFTKLRSTGRMTREVIVVGANPEGQDIAAMLQTESWLGYRVAGFVDETSTVSQPVPGVPLLGRIADLPTIMSQHPDASVIVASSGVDSSVTNRMARDLLDQGIHVELSSTLRDIASERLTVRPLGRFPVVYVEPVTREGWRAGAKRAFDLVVGLVTLLVAAPVLAVAALAIKLDSRGPVLFRQVRVGRNSEPFHVLKLRSMVADAESQLADVIDLNEADGPLFKMADDPRVTRVGRFIRATSIDELPQLWNVVRGDMSLVGPRPALPHETEEWDSLLAQRLRVKPGITGMWQVHGRSDTSFEDYTRLDLYYVDNWSLTTDLAIMLKTVPAVVFRQGAR